In a single window of the Campylobacter iguaniorum genome:
- a CDS encoding multidrug effflux MFS transporter, which yields MVKEQFSKFYKFKLIIILAFMSSLAPLATDMYLPALGEVQKSFATNSFLTQLSLASFFIAFSLGQLAYGPLSDVYGRKKPLYGGILLFILSSIACISIDSIYTFIFFRFTQALGGCVGVVIAIAIVNDKFNVKEAAGIFALMMVVSSLAPMLAPTFGGIFLDYFSWKAIFSVLFGLGILLFLMIMFGLDESAKIDKTLNLSPKSVWQNYKFILKDRRFRIYVFSAGFALAAMFAYITGSPFVFIEHFGLSQKEYGIVFGINALGFTIFANINAKLVQKLSPYQILPYAFLSMLCLAILLTIAGFMGLGFICIEIFIFLTVGSLGFIVPNTTTLAMARFKQKSGSASAILGTSEFAIAGIISFIVGAFKANHPFSLAIIMVTCVLIACTIYLSLNKKRFLSGKNSSLTQFCR from the coding sequence ATAGTGAAAGAACAATTTTCCAAATTTTATAAATTTAAACTCATAATAATCCTAGCTTTTATGTCCTCACTAGCGCCACTAGCTACTGATATGTATCTTCCAGCTCTTGGCGAAGTCCAAAAAAGCTTTGCTACAAACTCATTTTTGACCCAGCTCTCTTTGGCTTCGTTTTTCATAGCATTTTCGCTTGGACAGCTTGCTTATGGACCACTCAGCGATGTTTATGGACGCAAAAAGCCACTATATGGCGGAATTTTGCTATTTATACTCTCAAGTATCGCTTGTATCAGCATCGATTCGATTTATACTTTTATATTTTTTCGCTTCACTCAAGCGCTTGGTGGATGCGTTGGAGTAGTCATCGCCATAGCCATAGTAAATGATAAATTTAACGTCAAAGAAGCTGCTGGAATATTTGCTTTGATGATGGTAGTTTCGTCTTTAGCTCCTATGCTTGCACCTACTTTTGGTGGTATTTTTTTGGATTATTTTTCTTGGAAAGCTATATTCAGCGTGCTTTTTGGGCTTGGGATTTTGCTTTTTTTGATGATAATGTTTGGGCTAGATGAAAGTGCAAAAATCGATAAAACGCTAAATTTAAGCCCAAAATCTGTATGGCAAAACTATAAATTTATACTAAAAGATAGAAGATTTAGGATATATGTATTTTCAGCTGGATTTGCTCTGGCTGCGATGTTTGCTTATATTACTGGATCTCCTTTTGTATTTATAGAACACTTTGGACTAAGCCAAAAAGAATACGGAATCGTCTTTGGCATAAACGCTTTAGGATTTACGATTTTTGCAAATATTAACGCAAAATTAGTCCAAAAATTATCTCCATATCAAATTTTACCTTACGCATTTTTATCTATGCTTTGTTTGGCTATTTTACTCACAATAGCTGGATTTATGGGGCTTGGATTTATTTGTATTGAAATTTTTATATTTCTTACGGTCGGCTCACTTGGCTTCATTGTGCCAAACACAACAACTCTTGCGATGGCTAGATTTAAGCAAAAATCAGGCTCAGCGTCTGCTATTTTAGGCACTAGTGAGTTTGCGATAGCTGGGATTATTTCTTTTATCGTCGGAGCGTTTAAGGCGAATCACCCTTTTTCACTTGCTATCATAATGGTAACTTGTGTTTTGATAGCTTGTACAATCTACCTATCTTTGAATAAAAAGAGATTTTTAAGCGGTAAAAATAGTAGTTTAACACAATTTTGTCGCTAA
- a CDS encoding phage virion morphogenesis protein yields the protein MSVKITGFEKIEKKLEQLRNLGTNVKPFLSTAGQMIRNEIEGSFEKETSPFGERWKPLSASTIFSEIKGGMRGSMVKQSINF from the coding sequence ATGAGCGTAAAAATAACAGGCTTTGAAAAGATAGAAAAGAAGCTCGAGCAATTAAGAAATTTAGGAACCAATGTAAAACCATTTTTAAGCACAGCTGGCCAGATGATAAGAAATGAGATAGAGGGTAGCTTTGAAAAAGAAACTAGTCCGTTTGGCGAGAGATGGAAGCCACTAAGTGCATCTACTATCTTTTCTGAAATCAAAGGTGGTATGAGAGGTAGTATGGTAAAACAAAGCATTAACTTTTAA
- a CDS encoding metal-dependent hydrolase, which yields MIHKTHVSFALCVCLAPVAALSYFGSLNLSQETLMQFIAAISIGALFPDIDEPQSKIGQKFTAVSNLIKTLFGHRGVTHFFIVPAILAVLFLIFLPANSTYIALGSGFILGYTLHIVGDAFTKSGIQNAFWPFFKNKAFGMLPKEFRFYTNSTVELKLVLPLTMILCGIEVYQIFGSDLKIGNQNLEQILNQILKALL from the coding sequence ATGATCCATAAAACCCATGTTTCTTTCGCACTTTGCGTCTGCTTAGCTCCAGTTGCGGCTCTTTCATATTTTGGCTCATTAAATTTAAGCCAAGAAACTCTTATGCAATTTATCGCTGCCATTAGCATTGGAGCGTTGTTTCCTGATATCGATGAACCGCAGTCCAAAATCGGTCAGAAATTTACCGCCGTGTCAAATTTAATCAAAACGCTTTTTGGGCATCGTGGTGTGACGCATTTTTTCATAGTTCCAGCTATTTTAGCTGTTTTATTTTTAATATTTTTGCCAGCGAATTCCACTTATATCGCTTTGGGGTCTGGATTTATACTCGGATACACATTACATATAGTAGGTGACGCATTCACTAAAAGTGGCATACAAAACGCATTTTGGCCATTTTTTAAGAATAAAGCATTTGGAATGTTGCCAAAAGAGTTTAGATTTTACACCAACTCAACAGTCGAGCTAAAGCTTGTCTTGCCACTTACGATGATTTTGTGCGGCATTGAAGTCTATCAAATTTTTGGTAGCGACCTAAAAATAGGCAACCAAAACCTAGAACAAATCTTAAATCAAATTCTAAAAGCCCTACTTTGA
- the mltG gene encoding endolytic transglycosylase MltG, protein MITKKAINRRIFFMICEIILIVFLSLFATLARPIDTSKVVYLPNGSVSEIISYLSKRNFNVNKFDKYILVFMGFPQSGWIEIGQTRLSKFDFLYKLTTAKAALMDITLIPGETTLYFLKDLSEKLSLNYELLVKEYNAMSPIKEGYLVPETYKIPVGISEKHLVYYMINSSKKHHESIAKKIFGQWDEKKWFNFIIVASVIQKEAADASEMPLVASVIYNRLKKGMKLQMDGTLNYGLYSHEKITADRIRKDYSKYNTYIYEGLPDTAVCNVSLEAIKAAIFPKKTDYLYFVRNKETGKHKFSTTYNAHVKAISK, encoded by the coding sequence ATGATAACCAAAAAAGCTATAAATAGACGCATTTTTTTTATGATTTGCGAAATTATTCTCATTGTTTTCCTAAGTTTGTTTGCAACTCTTGCAAGACCAATAGATACTAGTAAGGTTGTATATCTTCCAAATGGAAGCGTGAGTGAGATTATATCGTATTTAAGTAAGCGTAACTTTAATGTTAATAAATTTGACAAATATATTCTTGTTTTTATGGGATTTCCACAATCTGGCTGGATAGAAATAGGTCAAACAAGGCTTAGCAAATTTGATTTTTTATACAAGCTAACTACTGCAAAAGCAGCGCTCATGGATATCACTTTGATACCTGGTGAGACTACTTTGTATTTTCTAAAAGATTTGTCTGAAAAGCTAAGCTTAAACTATGAATTATTAGTCAAAGAATATAATGCTATGTCGCCGATAAAAGAGGGCTACTTGGTGCCTGAAACCTACAAAATACCAGTAGGAATAAGCGAAAAACATCTTGTTTATTATATGATAAACTCATCAAAAAAACACCATGAAAGCATCGCTAAAAAGATATTTGGGCAGTGGGATGAGAAAAAGTGGTTTAACTTCATCATCGTTGCTTCTGTTATCCAAAAAGAAGCCGCCGATGCGAGCGAAATGCCGCTTGTCGCTTCGGTCATCTACAATAGACTCAAAAAAGGTATGAAGCTTCAAATGGACGGGACGCTAAACTATGGGCTTTATTCACACGAAAAAATAACAGCCGATAGGATTAGAAAAGACTATAGTAAATACAATACTTATATTTACGAAGGGCTTCCAGATACTGCAGTTTGCAATGTCAGCTTAGAAGCTATAAAGGCCGCTATATTTCCTAAAAAGACTGATTATTTGTATTTTGTGAGGAATAAAGAGACTGGAAAGCATAAATTTAGCACCACATACAACGCACACGTAAAAGCTATTTCAAAGTAG
- a CDS encoding YhdP family protein — protein MRIISQIIKKMRLFIAFLVIIISTLVLTLLHGIHVDEFNSNLIYIKELYIKLDKKLIVNIKNIKINKEKNKKTSDAELLSIADNAIWINKIFKEINIQNISYDDINITMVYKDDIFFINTPYLTIDTRIYDESPLKIAVNQLNFKDFNVTLQGDLRADLAKDYYDFNGTIASYELFGDLSLKLDKEMLKYKLSNVKASSLEHFISNLAQKTGLDEEIKKWIYGYIVADDYLVEELRGKLNLKTLDYYPNELYGKARASNLVVKFHPNVTPAIAKSASVEFVDDKLIFSLNEPTYYDKSIAGSSVEIENIIGQNSNLKLHLATKSLLDSKIHEILKAYEINIPITQKSGELNSTLDLRVYFDPFKIESSGKFDLKNADILISNAPFSSKGANVILKDELISIQNANLKNEIFEADANGVIDLNQSKAEFDGEFKEICISGCEILDIKNSLQTVLLDFNQDMLITAPKLNFSMKIADQNIININDISMLKPHSKLMQSLDINGGNLEIKTTNFSDLDISLLGAKFDLPLAKISGQSYDEDDFHIKMAKNINLSSKSGLISANLDDKNLNLTLNSLKILLDSNSTDSMKYERNIHFNAKNSAVILQDLNRTINFSSFDGNLLNSELQFSGKTGDGNININKKPNSLKISGQNLSSDFANDFMGLEAFKDGNFSIRLSGVDFDTFKSEIKVQNTYLSDYKFYQRFLSFLDSIPSLLIFKVPDFNDKGFTVDNGTVLINRDANKLNIQALKLTGSSADIAGGGNIDLNSKDINIDLELKLLKDASSIISKIPLVNYIILGKDKTISTIIEVRGTLDEPKFKTEVITDILKTPYNLIKNTLELPFNLF, from the coding sequence ATGAGAATAATTTCGCAAATCATAAAAAAAATGCGTCTATTTATAGCTTTTTTGGTTATCATTATTTCTACCCTTGTCCTTACTTTGCTTCATGGAATTCACGTTGATGAGTTTAACTCAAATTTGATTTATATCAAAGAATTATATATAAAATTAGATAAAAAACTAATTGTAAATATCAAAAATATCAAAATTAATAAAGAAAAAAATAAAAAAACTAGCGACGCAGAGCTGCTCAGCATAGCAGACAACGCAATTTGGATAAATAAAATATTCAAAGAGATAAACATACAAAATATATCTTATGATGATATAAATATAACTATGGTTTATAAAGATGATATATTTTTCATAAATACTCCATATCTTACGATTGATACTAGGATTTATGATGAAAGTCCGCTTAAAATAGCGGTAAATCAGCTTAATTTTAAAGATTTTAACGTGACTTTGCAAGGCGATTTGAGAGCTGATTTAGCAAAAGATTATTACGATTTCAATGGAACAATTGCAAGTTATGAGCTTTTTGGGGATTTGTCGCTAAAGCTTGATAAAGAGATGCTAAAATACAAGTTATCAAATGTAAAAGCTAGTAGCTTAGAGCATTTTATATCAAATTTAGCCCAAAAAACAGGGCTTGATGAAGAGATCAAAAAGTGGATTTATGGCTATATTGTAGCTGATGATTATTTAGTAGAAGAGCTTAGAGGAAAGCTAAATTTAAAGACATTAGACTATTATCCAAATGAATTATATGGCAAGGCAAGAGCTTCAAATTTAGTAGTCAAATTCCACCCAAATGTCACTCCAGCTATTGCAAAATCAGCAAGCGTAGAGTTTGTGGATGACAAGCTGATTTTTAGCCTAAATGAGCCGACATATTATGACAAATCCATAGCTGGCAGCAGCGTAGAGATAGAAAACATTATAGGGCAAAACTCAAATTTGAAGCTTCATCTAGCTACCAAATCCTTGCTAGATAGCAAAATCCACGAAATTTTAAAAGCCTATGAAATCAACATTCCCATAACTCAAAAAAGTGGCGAACTTAATAGCACTTTAGATCTTAGGGTATATTTTGATCCATTTAAGATAGAAAGCAGTGGTAAATTTGACCTCAAAAACGCAGATATACTCATCTCAAATGCTCCTTTTAGCTCAAAAGGCGCTAATGTAATCTTAAAAGACGAGCTTATTAGTATACAAAATGCAAATTTAAAAAATGAAATCTTTGAAGCAGACGCAAACGGAGTTATAGATTTAAATCAAAGTAAGGCTGAATTTGATGGTGAATTCAAAGAAATTTGCATTAGTGGTTGCGAGATTTTGGATATAAAAAATAGCCTTCAAACAGTTCTTTTAGACTTCAATCAAGATATGCTTATCACAGCACCCAAGCTAAACTTTTCAATGAAAATAGCAGATCAAAATATCATCAATATAAATGATATATCTATGCTAAAACCACACTCAAAGCTTATGCAAAGTCTTGATATAAATGGTGGCAATTTAGAGATTAAAACTACTAATTTTTCAGATTTAGATATAAGTCTTTTGGGGGCTAAATTTGACCTGCCGCTAGCAAAAATAAGCGGTCAAAGCTATGATGAAGATGACTTTCATATAAAAATGGCAAAAAATATAAATCTAAGTAGCAAAAGCGGGCTAATATCTGCAAATTTAGATGATAAAAATCTAAATTTAACTCTAAATTCACTAAAAATTTTATTAGATTCAAACTCTACTGATAGCATGAAATATGAAAGAAATATACATTTTAATGCCAAAAACTCAGCCGTCATCTTGCAAGATTTAAATAGAACAATAAACTTTAGCTCATTTGATGGAAATTTGCTAAACTCAGAGCTTCAATTTAGCGGCAAAACTGGCGATGGAAATATAAATATCAATAAAAAACCAAACTCTCTAAAGATAAGCGGACAAAATCTCAGCTCGGACTTTGCAAACGATTTTATGGGGCTAGAAGCTTTCAAAGATGGCAACTTCTCTATTAGGCTATCAGGAGTGGATTTTGATACATTTAAAAGCGAAATAAAGGTTCAAAATACATATTTGAGCGATTATAAATTCTATCAAAGATTTTTATCATTTTTGGATTCTATACCATCTTTATTGATATTTAAAGTACCAGATTTCAATGACAAAGGCTTTACTGTAGATAATGGAACTGTCTTGATAAACAGAGATGCAAACAAACTAAACATACAAGCTCTAAAGCTCACAGGCAGCAGTGCAGACATAGCTGGCGGTGGCAATATAGATCTAAATAGCAAAGATATAAATATAGATTTGGAGCTAAAACTTTTAAAAGACGCCAGCTCAATCATCAGTAAAATCCCACTAGTAAACTATATAATACTTGGAAAAGACAAAACGATCTCGACGATAATAGAAGTCAGAGGCACTTTAGATGAGCCTAAATTTAAAACAGAGGTTATAACTGATATTTTAAAAACACCTTATAACCTTATCAAAAATACCTTAGAGCTTCCATTCAATCTATTCTAG
- the hypA gene encoding hydrogenase maturation nickel metallochaperone HypA: MHELAIVQDLFKLCETNAMKNNATNITRVEIQVGRLSGVEPHYLESAFDAFKQGTICNDAKLIINTQDIVVKCDECGFEGVLMENNFLCPTCGSNNLQVTAGEDLFLMRLEME; the protein is encoded by the coding sequence ATGCATGAATTAGCCATAGTTCAAGATCTATTTAAGCTTTGTGAAACAAATGCTATGAAAAACAACGCCACAAACATTACTAGAGTCGAGATCCAAGTCGGCAGGCTTAGTGGCGTGGAGCCTCACTACTTAGAGAGTGCCTTTGATGCCTTTAAACAAGGAACGATTTGTAATGATGCCAAGCTCATTATCAACACCCAAGATATAGTTGTGAAGTGCGATGAATGCGGATTTGAAGGTGTTTTAATGGAAAATAACTTCTTATGTCCGACTTGTGGCTCAAACAACTTGCAAGTCACAGCAGGAGAAGATCTCTTTTTAATGCGCCTTGAAATGGAGTAG
- the hypE gene encoding hydrogenase expression/formation protein HypE has protein sequence MQKIMLSHGGGGEEMNELINGLIFETFNNEILKDSNDSAILSLGSKIAFSTDSFVVTPIKFSGGDIGKIAVCGTVNDLSMVGADAKYLSCSLILEEGLEIFELKEILNSIKKTADEAGVSIVCGDTKVVPNGSCDKIFINTSGIGEIICDKIELKNLKVGAKILLSGDVGRHGAVILASREELALQSELKSDCKPLKNVVLDLINSGVKLQCMRDATRGGLSAVLNEWANFKGFELKVYEEKIALSDEVVGICELLGFEAYELANEGTFVLAVDPSDEQKALEILQKYNSLASIIGEVVSDKKAGVLLENAYGSSRYLEPPKGELLPRIC, from the coding sequence ATGCAAAAGATAATGCTAAGCCACGGTGGTGGCGGTGAAGAGATGAATGAGCTTATAAATGGGCTGATTTTTGAGACTTTTAATAATGAAATTTTAAAAGATAGCAATGATAGTGCTATACTAAGCTTAGGCTCAAAAATAGCATTTAGCACTGATAGTTTTGTGGTAACTCCTATTAAATTTAGTGGTGGAGATATCGGTAAAATCGCAGTTTGTGGCACGGTAAATGATCTAAGTATGGTGGGAGCCGATGCGAAATATCTTAGCTGCTCGCTCATACTTGAAGAGGGTCTTGAAATATTTGAGCTTAAAGAGATATTAAACTCAATCAAAAAAACTGCTGATGAGGCTGGAGTAAGTATAGTTTGCGGGGATACAAAAGTCGTGCCAAATGGAAGTTGCGATAAGATTTTTATCAACACAAGCGGAATTGGCGAGATAATTTGCGATAAAATAGAGCTAAAAAATCTAAAAGTAGGAGCTAAAATACTACTTAGTGGGGATGTTGGCAGACACGGGGCTGTGATTTTGGCAAGTCGTGAAGAGCTTGCCTTGCAAAGTGAGCTAAAAAGTGACTGCAAGCCACTTAAAAACGTTGTTTTAGACTTAATAAACTCAGGTGTAAAGCTTCAGTGTATGCGTGACGCTACTCGTGGTGGGCTTTCAGCAGTGCTTAATGAATGGGCAAATTTTAAAGGCTTCGAGCTAAAAGTTTATGAAGAAAAAATAGCTTTAAGCGATGAAGTAGTAGGGATTTGTGAATTGCTTGGATTTGAGGCTTATGAGCTAGCAAATGAAGGCACCTTTGTTCTAGCAGTAGATCCTAGCGATGAGCAAAAAGCTCTTGAGATTTTACAAAAATATAATAGCTTGGCAAGTATTATAGGTGAAGTTGTAAGCGATAAAAAAGCTGGAGTTTTGCTTGAAAATGCTTATGGGTCAAGCAGATATCTTGAGCCGCCAAAAGGCGAGCTTCTGCCACGAATTTGTTAA
- the hypD gene encoding hydrogenase formation protein HypD, whose protein sequence is MDLINDFRDKDKILAISKLIKKESNKPLNIMEICGGHTHSIMKFGIPGLVGEHINFVHGPGCPVCVMPKTRIDEAIKLASMDGVIFCTLADMLRVPGSHTSLMKLRGEGHDIRALYTPLDALKIAQDNPDKKVIFFAIGFETTTPMSAVLVEKTLNLGLKNLFFHINHVTVPAPVRAIMNDENVKIDAFLGPSHVSVITGSNVYKSIADDYKTPIAVSGFEPLDIMDSVLNLVRQQNANTHEVYNEYARVVNENGNLRAKELIDKYFEICDFPWRGLGVIPNSGMKLKDEFASIDARVCFDCSVQSAKESKACICGEILRGRAKPYDCKVFGKVCNPQNPIGSCMVSGEGACAAYYKYAKRG, encoded by the coding sequence ATGGATTTGATAAACGATTTTAGAGATAAAGATAAAATTTTAGCTATCTCAAAGCTGATAAAAAAAGAGAGTAATAAGCCGCTAAATATCATGGAAATTTGCGGCGGACATACGCATAGTATTATGAAATTTGGCATTCCAGGTCTTGTTGGTGAGCATATAAACTTCGTTCATGGTCCAGGCTGTCCTGTGTGCGTGATGCCAAAAACTCGCATAGATGAAGCAATAAAACTTGCTAGTATGGACGGCGTGATATTTTGCACACTTGCAGATATGTTAAGAGTGCCAGGAAGCCATACAAGCCTAATGAAGCTAAGAGGTGAAGGACACGATATAAGAGCACTTTATACGCCTCTTGATGCCCTTAAAATCGCGCAAGACAATCCAGATAAAAAGGTTATATTTTTTGCTATTGGATTTGAGACAACTACGCCAATGAGTGCTGTTTTGGTAGAAAAAACGCTAAATTTAGGGCTGAAAAATCTATTTTTTCACATAAATCACGTCACCGTCCCAGCTCCTGTAAGGGCGATAATGAACGATGAAAATGTGAAAATAGACGCATTTTTGGGGCCTAGTCATGTCAGCGTAATCACAGGAAGCAACGTATATAAAAGCATAGCAGATGACTATAAAACGCCTATTGCAGTTAGCGGATTTGAGCCACTTGACATTATGGATAGTGTGTTAAATTTAGTAAGACAACAAAACGCAAACACTCACGAAGTCTATAACGAATATGCTAGAGTGGTAAACGAAAATGGAAATTTAAGGGCTAAAGAGCTAATAGATAAGTATTTTGAGATTTGCGATTTTCCTTGGCGTGGGCTTGGTGTGATACCAAATAGTGGCATGAAGCTAAAGGACGAGTTTGCCAGCATTGATGCTAGGGTTTGCTTTGATTGCAGCGTGCAAAGTGCTAAAGAGAGCAAGGCTTGTATTTGTGGTGAGATTTTAAGAGGTAGGGCGAAGCCTTATGACTGCAAGGTTTTTGGTAAAGTCTGTAATCCACAAAATCCAATTGGAAGCTGTATGGTGAGTGGCGAGGGCGCGTGCGCTGCTTACTACAAATACGCTAAAAGGGGTTAA
- a CDS encoding HypC/HybG/HupF family hydrogenase formation chaperone — MCLSIPSKVIEIDENNFATVETLGVRRGVSLDLIAEPVNVGDYVLIHVGFAMEKIDTKYALESLKVYENIVKEMNNETIGVYDGDMGLANRLK, encoded by the coding sequence ATGTGCCTTAGCATACCTTCAAAAGTTATAGAAATAGATGAGAACAACTTCGCGACAGTCGAAACTCTTGGAGTGCGTCGTGGAGTGAGCTTGGATCTTATCGCTGAGCCAGTTAATGTTGGCGATTACGTGCTGATCCATGTGGGCTTTGCAATGGAAAAGATAGATACAAAATACGCTTTAGAGAGCTTAAAGGTTTATGAGAACATCGTAAAAGAAATGAATAATGAGACAATTGGCGTCTATGACGGCGATATGGGACTTGCTAATAGGCTAAAATGA